Part of the Xiphophorus couchianus chromosome 8, X_couchianus-1.0, whole genome shotgun sequence genome is shown below.
tccTTATCAAGTTGGAGGGCAGTGGCAGTCTGAAGACTGAGCAGCAGGAAGAGTCATGGAGAAACCAAGCACTGTAAGGGTTTACTGCCAAAGGTGCTACATCAAGCAAGGGGTGTGTTtactttttacagcttttaatttcagattcattttcattttaaaaaaataagggtGTGTGGTCTCCTATGTGTTTATGTATACTTCAGGTGTGATTGAAATAATGTTTGAACTtggtaaaaacataatttttaaccaAAGACATGAAAAAAGGTTTTGAGTTAGACCACAAATGTACAGACACACACTGAGCCTGTCGTAatatgcaataaatcaattaatagcttgatactttaaaataaattctatagtttttatttgcatgatttatcatttctcTCAAAAACTGGATGctaagtcttcagtctggtgctttggtcttaTGTCGGTGCCCTGCAGCAGCTAGCTCAGGATGCTCACTGACGCCGACCGCTTCAACTCAAACTAATGTAACGATGAGTTCAGGAGCATCAGGAATTTCTATGCTATTGAAGACAAGAACCGTAGAGGATGAACAACCTCCCAAACACAGATACAGGCGCTCATCATTTGGAACTAGTGATGACTGGTGTGCTTTTCTTCCAGTCACATGGTATCCCTGTAGCCATGAGGAAGCCTCTGTGCTTCAAATAGACCAGAGCTCCTGCTGCCTGCTCCAGCAGTAATCCTTCACTGTCAGCTCCTGGAGCTCTGATGAGTCTGAGCCTCCAGGTCaggatgaactctgacctgttcatctatttttatgtttgtctaaTTTTGAACCTTAAGTTCCTTCTGAAGCTTAGTGAAGGTGTTCACCACCGATGGGCTGCAGTCACCAGGCCTCGCCGCTGAAGGCTGACTGTCAGTTGTACGAGCAGCTaatgaagagaagaagaactTACAGGACCAGAGAATCCAGACATTCTTCCTTCCTGTTTATGTTCTGAGAAGTCTTAGCCCCTGATCTCAGTCTGACCTGTATCTGACCCCTGGGCTCGATACAGTGATGTTATTCCCTCCATCAAAAGAGAAGTTAGTCCATGTGGAAACTGTGgtcctctgaagaagacaaagcCATAAACAGCATGTTCTGCttactttcacaataaaactctAACCAGACTAAATAATAGGGCAGCACGACATCAGGAAACATGTCATTGTGATAGTATTGCTAAATGTTGTCATGACAATGAGTCAATTTCTTCCTGTTAACCCCATCACAATGACCCATCCTTCTTTGAGCTTCAGCATCACCAGTGACTGTCCATCCAACAGGACAGAGACATTATTAATGCATGACACTTTGGTTATAATATTCTACCAAACATTACATCCAAACTGTGATTACAACTTTGCAAAAACTGACTGATGTGATTTTCATTCAATGTACTGTGTAACTGtgccaaaaaataaactacCTACCAAAAGAGTTAGGATCTTAGTTAGCAGCAACATGACATGTTTACACCAAACCTGCATCTGCAGGTCATCCTGGTGTTGCTGGCTGACTCATAAAATagagtttagtttatttaaggGCATAAACTAATCCCTAATTTATGGGTTTATGGGTTTATGGGTCTGAACACAATCACAAGCCACATTTTTcttacaattttatttgtaaaaaatgttgaaaatcaaGCATaatttttcctccacttcagaaataaacactgtGTTGTGTGGacctgtcacataaaaccccaaaataaaaaaatacactcatGTTTGtcattgtgacaaaatgtgaaaaagatgaAGGAGTATGAGTATTTTTGCAGGGTGAGCAGCACAGTGTTGCACTCTCTATATCTACAGCTACGTCTCAGCAAGTGACTAGAATCTGTGTTCTAACAaggcttgtttgtcagattaatggtatttttttaataaaaactgttaagcaggtaataaacacatttgtcattaaattcacatttttgtattaaatcattttattggtctgatgtaatattcaaatcttaaatgtgctgcaagaggaaaaatattttaacagaaataaagggttgaaaacatcagtttgtATTGTTTTGCCAGTTTGTAAACTggctgaaaaaaattaacttttaataattttctaacTTATTGATCtgaacctctgaagaagaagcAACAAACAAGTTTTTCAGCCTTtccaaagaaaataatcaaagttCTGTTTCATCTTCCATAAATGGTCAGatataaaaactacatttggcCAAATTAAATACAATGACCAAGAGCCATCCACAGGGCtcctgatgttttaaatattggaattaaattaaataataatacacacacacacacacacacacacaatatttGTCACTTTCTCAATACATAAACTTAAGGTTTGTAGTTATACATGTgagtaaaaatgatttaaaaaagaagaaaaacttgtgatatgataaaaacaaaataccaagGTGAAAACAATTCAGCAGACTTACACTAAATATGAACGCAACAAACTCGGAAAAGAGAACAGAAAAGACCTGTGACATGGATCACAGGatgaagaaaaaggagaagatGCTAACAGTCTAATACACTCAATCAACCCAGGCCTTTGTTCTCAAACGGAGCGGATCATCTGAGGACAAAGTGTGTTTAGTCTCTGTTGGTCCAAATTGCATCAACGCACTGCAGCCACGAGGATCATGTCCATAAAAGGCCAGATGAAGCAGATCTCCTTACACACCATAGCTATTTTACCTACTCCTGTGTCTCTTTGAACTTCAAGCTTTCAATAATCACTTCTTCCGTTTTGaatcttttgatttttatggAGTGTGCCTTGCTGTTTTCCTCTGACCAGAATTGAAACGTCCCTTTCAATCCTGAAACAGTAAATCTTTCAGCCTTCGTCCACATGACTCTTTCCTCCCAGCAGACCTGCAGTCTGTTTCCTCTGAGCACAGCTGAACTTTACCCAAAAACGGATCCAGCtgctttttctaaatataataaGCAGGAGGAATACCTGCACAGCTGCCAGCACACAAAAGTCTGAGTCTTTTCTATGTGTTCTGCTTCAAAGACAAAGTGAAAAGCTTGCTGATGTGCAGGAGCAAAATGAGTCCTGCAGGAGGAATTTCCGTCTTTTATCAGGATGACTGCAGTAGAAAACAACTTGTTAAACATCAGCACTGTGATCACTCTGCTGTCACACTCAAGCTATTCGGATCAGACCCTAATACTGGCCAACATTTTACACCATGCCAGACATGAACACTGCAGAAAGCCAATTCCTAAGCCCTGACCACTGAGGTGGAAAATGAATCATTGGTTGAAACAAAACTATGTTTAGTGGAAATGATTCTGTGCAGATCTACAGGAACAGAGACTGGATGAACTCCCACTTCCAGTTTCTTCAGAATCTTTTTGTGCTCTGGCCACCGGGAgtgtaaacagaaaaactttaaaaaatgtttcacagacCTTCAAAATGTGCGTTTGCAGTTTGACATCCAAACACTCATTGAATATGATCAAAAAGATTCTGTACTTTAAGTTCAGATAGTGAACAGTCCACAGAGAAACCTTCATGTCAGAAAGCATCCCAGGCTCGTCAAAAACATGGCATGTCAACATTTCAAGCCAAGATGGAAACCGTCACCACAATACCGCCTCCTGTTGCAATAACAGATGACTGGGTTTATGTACAGTGCGAAGAAAGATGTGTGTCAGACCTCCTCTGTAAAATGTGTCAATGTATATAAAGTTATTGGGAGCTAAAACTGATCATCTAATTAGTGTAAATCTTGTAAAACAAGAGTCCTGAAAGCTTGAGAATATCCAGCATTACATTAGATGACatgacagcagcagctgacCAGTTCTACCCCATGCAGTCTGCagccagcagaaccagagcccAGCATTAAAAGCAGGTCATGATGCAGCTGCAGCCTGACCAGCACTGAGGATTATTACTGTCCCTGAGGAAGGGGGAAGAGGCAGCAGCTTTGTTCGACCTCCATCCCCCACTGATGGAGGCATCTGTCTCCATCTTCCATGGAGCTGCATTCAGAATCAGGGTGTGGCTGAATCTGATTACTGACAGCTGCAGTGGTTCAGCTCATATCAACACAAATCTTCCTCTCACAGCAGAGGCAGACAAGGACAAAGACAGAACTCCGTCTAATTTCACAGGTCAGCCTTCTTCACTCagacaccatcatcatcatcatctgcttGTGCCCGTCCAGTAGCAACCTGTTCAGGAACAGCAAACTGCTAAGGATGAAACATCAAGTGTCCTGGATGTTAAAGGGGACACAGCTTTGAAATCTAACCAAAACCACACATAATGACACCAAGCCTTAGATTATACTGAATTAtgatttttgttatattttgtagTAAAACAAGATGATGAAGAAAAAGGATCCATCATGATTCAAGCATCAGTGTTAGATCAGATGGTTCCAGTCTGCACTTCAACAGATCATTTATGTTCTGAAACCAACAGAAGAATTTCttactggaaaaagaaaataaagaaccaTGTTGGTGAACTGCATGTAGCAACCAGAGTATTCTCCAAATAAGGAAGTAATATAGTCTTCTGACAGCTTTTCCAGATTGTGTCTACTCAGGTCAAACACTAACCGTTAGCTCTGCTGGTAGCTTTCAGAGGTGTTCAACTTTGTAATGTTGCTTTTTACTAAATAGACTGAATATTTCCTGCACCACTCCCAGTTCAGTGTGGTTCACATGTCTGAGCTGTGTTAATAAGCCTGGATTAAAGACGCTCACCTGGATGAGCTCATCAAACAGGACTTACCCGGGAAGGCATGCGGGTTGGACGACCCTCTCTTGAGGCACTTGGAACAGAGAATATGTACATTATAGTGCAGGCCAGGCCATTCCTGCAGCAGCATGTTCAGCTCCTCCACCAGTGGAGTGACAGCCTGCCAGGCGGTCCAGATGTTAGGCAGTGAGGCGTGGCTGGCGATGGACAAAGTCTCCATGAACAGCTTCCCCTTAGCGGGCTGGTGGCTGATCACCACTGGGACCTTCCCCCGATAGGCAAATATCTGATGCCTGCCATCTGACCGCTGGACCACATGGTTGTTGATCTGCACACTGAAGCGTGCAAAAAGTCCAGGAGGAAACAGGAAAGGGAAGCTGTACTGGATGTAGAGCTGCTCCACTGAGAACAAGGGGCTAAGATTCAGAGAGTTTCCTTCCACTGAGTCTTCAAACCGAGCCTCCTCGCTGCTGACATAGCTGGGAAACTTGTACCACACTGTGGCGCCATTCAAGGGCTTGGTACGAGGTTTGTTGATGCAGTAGCAGACACCCATCTTCTCCAGGAGCTCCATAATGAGGTGGAGGTCCCACTGTGTCTCAATGTGTGGTCTGAGGAGCAGGCGGATGACATTGGAGGGCAGGAGGCCATCATGGAGGAAGCCCTCCAGGTGCTGCTGAAGATGAGTGACCCTGAGGTTCTCTCCCTTCTCATCCTCAATAACTAGACTCACTCTCCCCTTGTCACCCCTCTCCCCTTCAGACAGCAGCCGGTCCAATAGAGTGAACTTGTCCCTCTGAAAGAAGACATTAAGAATTGCAATAAAACGTGGAAGATTGTGGAAAACATACTCCTTCAGTGTGATGCTGTCCTCAAAGTAGAGCAGCTTCCCACTCTCATGCAGGTAGGACAAGGCGCTCTGCAGTCGGTCCTCTGTGAGTCCCGCCTGTAGGCCCAGACGGGCTGAGCTCCACCATGACAGCCACAGatctttggatttaaagtgcAACTCCTCCAACATCTGCCAGGACTTTGGCAGCACACGGTGAAGGTTGGGGAAAATCTCCCTGTGGTCTGCAACAGACATGAGCTTCTCCCTCAGCCTCTGGATGTTCTTCTGGGTCTTTGTGCAGCTAATGCTCAGGACCGGGGACAGGATCTGCAATCGCTGGTTTAGCATGTACTGCAACTGGGCTTTCTTGCGCCTCAGGTTCTTGTCGCTGACACCATAGAAGAGAACGTGTGGGCTGGAGGTGCGGACCTTGTAGCCTTGCTCCAGAGCGAGGTCTACCTGCTGGACCAGGCTACTTAGACATTGAATGTCGCTCCTCTCCTGGAGGCCGATCTGTCTGTGTATGTCCAGAGTTTTCTCCTCCAACTCCATCTCTCCACACAGGTCTGCATGTGTCCCCACCAAGCACACAACAGCATGGGGGACTTTAGCGCACAGCAGGTGAAGGAAATACCCGATGTGGGCATAAAAGTTCTTGGGCGAGTAAGCTCTAAGATTGACAACGAGAACATAGAGAGCACcaggggagagaaaaaagggTTTGATGAGGTCATAGTTTAGGTTCCCTGACAAGTCGTACACTAAGAACATTAGATGGTGATCAGAGTCTGCCACCCAATTAGTGACTTCTATTCCTTTATTTCCCTGGGTTCCTCTGATGTCCTCCTCAGTTGGTACCAAGCTCTGTCTCAGCTTGGTCTTACCAGCATTTTTTGTCCCCATCAGAACCAGTTTGAGCCATGGCTTCACAGCAAGCTGAGACTGTGCAAGTTCCTTCTGGTAGACAGCAATGTATGGGATTCCCTTCATGCACACCTCATATGGAGGCTGGATGAGAGGGTTATCTTTCACCTTCCAAATGTTAACCCTGGACAGTTTGCCAAAATGATCTGGAAGAATGGCTATTTGGTTACCCTG
Proteins encoded:
- the mfhas1 gene encoding malignant fibrous histiocytoma-amplified sequence 1 homolog, with protein sequence MKTLNENNEEEKEKEGSRCNAMEETENNLKTARLWRDAALRSRKLRSNLRQLTLCSKNNQIILPDDISDIEVLNLGNNSLQELPDGLQSTLNNLRILILRRNRFSAVPRVVLELGQLVELDMSHNCVRSLPDGVGQLRGLKKLCISHNKLQNLPAQIGALQTLEELDISFNDLHDFPRSFTSLCKLRTLDADHNKLNQFPAEILALGELEELDLSGNKFQALPADILRLKSTKILWLSSLHMSSLHDTFCHLHNLESLMLDGNNLIVLPSSFAQLQSLKMINLSSNEFNEFPQAVLSITGLEELYLSRNKLTNIPEGIAQLVKLVNLWLDNNNITHLPDSIVELEKLEELVLQGNQIAILPDHFGKLSRVNIWKVKDNPLIQPPYEVCMKGIPYIAVYQKELAQSQLAVKPWLKLVLMGTKNAGKTKLRQSLVPTEEDIRGTQGNKGIEVTNWVADSDHHLMFLVYDLSGNLNYDLIKPFFLSPGALYVLVVNLRAYSPKNFYAHIGYFLHLLCAKVPHAVVCLVGTHADLCGEMELEEKTLDIHRQIGLQERSDIQCLSSLVQQVDLALEQGYKVRTSSPHVLFYGVSDKNLRRKKAQLQYMLNQRLQILSPVLSISCTKTQKNIQRLREKLMSVADHREIFPNLHRVLPKSWQMLEELHFKSKDLWLSWWSSARLGLQAGLTEDRLQSALSYLHESGKLLYFEDSITLKEYVFHNLPRFIAILNVFFQRDKFTLLDRLLSEGERGDKGRVSLVIEDEKGENLRVTHLQQHLEGFLHDGLLPSNVIRLLLRPHIETQWDLHLIMELLEKMGVCYCINKPRTKPLNGATVWYKFPSYVSSEEARFEDSVEGNSLNLSPLFSVEQLYIQYSFPFLFPPGLFARFSVQINNHVVQRSDGRHQIFAYRGKVPVVISHQPAKGKLFMETLSIASHASLPNIWTAWQAVTPLVEELNMLLQEWPGLHYNVHILCSKCLKRGSSNPHAFPGELLSQPRPDGLTEIICPKNGSERVDVALVYPPTPTATSPK